The window AAAATTAAAGAGGCTGTCCTGGCGATTGAAATCGAAAAACGGTACTCTAAAGAGAAGATTCTTGAGCTCTATCTCAATCAGGTGTACTTCGGTCATGGCGCCTATGGGGTAGAGTCTGCCGCCCACACCTACTTTAAGAAGTCGGTAGACCAGTTGAACCTGGCTGAGGCTGCGATCCTTGCCGGACTGCCGCGAGCGCCCAACTACTACTCTCCCATCACTGATAAAGAACGGGCGATACGTCGTCGAGACCATGTGCTGACCCGGATGGCTGAGCGAGGATTCATTACCGATAAGCAGGCCGTTTCCGCCGCCAGCGTTACCTTCGACGAGGTCCCGTTCGAGAAGACTCGAAACCTCGGTCCTTACTTCGTAGAGTACATCCGCCAACAACTGGAAGAAAAATACGGTACGTATACCGTGTACCATGGCGGCCTGAAGGTCTACACCACGCTGAACATCAACGCGCAGCGGAGCGCCGAGGCGGCTCTGATCGAAGGGCTTAGAGGGATCGATAAGGCCAGAGGCTTTCGCGCGCCTCATGCACGATCCCTGACCGCACACGGTTCCGACAAAGCCCCGCTCTCATACCTGATCCCGAAGATAGGCGAGACCCTCAGCGCAACCGTCACGAAGATTCTGCCAAAGTCGATCATAGTTCAGGTCGGGGGGTATCAGGGTGATATCGCCCTTGATAAGGCGTCCTGGCTCAACGCCTCGCAACTGCATCAACAACTCCGGATCGGTATGGAGGTAAAGGTTCAGGTGTTAAGCGTCAATAAGCAGAATAAGACTCTCGATCTAAACCTCGAACAAGATCCTGAGATCGAGGGCGCTTTCCTTGCCATCGACCCGAGCGACGGCGGTATCAAGGCGATGATAGGCGGGTACGACTTTGAACGATCTAAATTCAACCGCGCGATCCAAGCCAGGCGACAGCCCGGTTCAGCCTTCAAACCGTTTGTCTACGCCGCCGCCTTTGACCGCGGCCTCACCCCTTCCACAATCATCAATGACGCGCCTATCAGCTACCCGATCCCTGCGGGCGGAAAACGAACCGAATGGAGACCGGAAAACTATGATCGGAAGTTCCGCGGCCCGACTACATTGCGATACGGACTCGAACACTCTATCAACGTCGTCGCGGTCAAGCTCATTGAGCGGATTGGAATCGATCCGGTCATTACGCTGGCCCATGATCTGGGAATCCAAAGTACGCTACGGAGAGAATATGCCCTGGCTCTCGGCGTCTCGGAGGTGACGTTATCAGAGATGGTCTCGGCCTTCGGTGTCTTTGCGCATTCAGGCGTCCGGTTTCTGCCATACGGTATTAGGAGGGTGGTAGATAACAAGGGAGCGCTCTTGGAAGAGTACGCCCCGGTAAGTCAGCAGACAATGAGGGAGGAGACGGCGTTTATTTTGACCAACGTCTTAAAAGGGGTCGTCGACCGGGGGACCGGGTCGCGAGCGCGTGTTCTGGACAGACCTGTCGCGGGTAAGACGGGAACGACTCAGGAGGCAACAGATGCCTGGTTCATCGGGTATACGCCTAATCTTGTAGCGGGGGTCTGGATCGGCTATGATACGAAGCGATCGCTTGGGCCACATGAATCCAGCGCTACCCTCGCTGTTCCCATCTGGACCCGCTTCATGCAACACGCTCTAAAGGATATCCCCTCGGAAGAGTTCCCTGTGCCGGAAAACGTGACATCAGCCTTAGTCAACTACACCTCTGGGCGTCCCACCACCTCCGACGACAAAGACGCGATCAAGGAGTTTTTCTTCAAGTAGTACCGATAAGGCGCTTACGCACTACGGCGTACGAAAATGCCATTCTGAGGAGGCGGTCAGCCGAGTGGTGAAGGGTTACGCTACGCTAACCCGACCCGCTCCTACTATACCTAAAAGCCTTCAGCCTAAACCCCTGGCTGCTATCTAACTTGGCCAGCCGATGTACTGGCCGTCCTCCCACAGCTCAATCATCCTGCTCACAATAGTTAAACGGTCCTCAAACCGTTCGCTTTGTGAAAGGGCCTGATCCGATGGCTGAAGATCCTGAAGGGGCGGGCGAGAGACCTCATTGAGGCTGAAGTAGTGTTCACGCAACCTTGCCAGAGTATTTGCGTTGCAACGGAGCAGATTGGAGGTGGGGACAATCAGCGGCTTTGGATTGTCGAATAGATGGCCCCAGTGAAGACAGTCGCGAAGATTGATTCCCGCAAGACGACAGGCCAGTCGCGCAAACTCCATGAACCACTCGGTGGTACGAGCACACACCAGGCAGCCCTGGCAGT is drawn from Candidatus Methylomirabilis tolerans and contains these coding sequences:
- a CDS encoding PBP1A family penicillin-binding protein — its product is MPRAFRTVIWSFLLLVAISLGVVGGLFVTYLRDLPTLDALEEYQPSLVTTLYSDHDEPFAAFFEQKRFWVPLDKIPRHLINGIIAVEDAQFYQHRGINFRGIARALLVNLRALRPVEGGSSITQQLAKLLLLTPEKHLSRKIKEAVLAIEIEKRYSKEKILELYLNQVYFGHGAYGVESAAHTYFKKSVDQLNLAEAAILAGLPRAPNYYSPITDKERAIRRRDHVLTRMAERGFITDKQAVSAASVTFDEVPFEKTRNLGPYFVEYIRQQLEEKYGTYTVYHGGLKVYTTLNINAQRSAEAALIEGLRGIDKARGFRAPHARSLTAHGSDKAPLSYLIPKIGETLSATVTKILPKSIIVQVGGYQGDIALDKASWLNASQLHQQLRIGMEVKVQVLSVNKQNKTLDLNLEQDPEIEGAFLAIDPSDGGIKAMIGGYDFERSKFNRAIQARRQPGSAFKPFVYAAAFDRGLTPSTIINDAPISYPIPAGGKRTEWRPENYDRKFRGPTTLRYGLEHSINVVAVKLIERIGIDPVITLAHDLGIQSTLRREYALALGVSEVTLSEMVSAFGVFAHSGVRFLPYGIRRVVDNKGALLEEYAPVSQQTMREETAFILTNVLKGVVDRGTGSRARVLDRPVAGKTGTTQEATDAWFIGYTPNLVAGVWIGYDTKRSLGPHESSATLAVPIWTRFMQHALKDIPSEEFPVPENVTSALVNYTSGRPTTSDDKDAIKEFFFK